In Coleofasciculus chthonoplastes PCC 7420, the sequence CCTTATCAGGTTTTGTCGCCGGGAAATTAAACTTAGCAATTTTGGGTGAGTGTGAATGAAATGAAAAAAGGCGATTACACTCTCTCACCGCCACAATTTTCAACAATGAGTATAAGGTTGATGAATAAGTATTGGGGTGAGGCGAGGGAACAGGGAATAGTCAGGGATATCACACAATCGTGCAAAATTTGCCAAACTAGAGATATTCCTTTCTCTTGGGAGTAAGCGGTAATGTGGTTGGCGGGATTGTTTGTTTTTTGCGGCTGGATGGTATCCTTGTGCCTGCACGAGTTTGGTCATGCGGTTGTCGCCTACTTCGGTGGCGATACCTCGGTTAAGGATAAAGGCTATTTGACGCTTAATCCCCTCAACTATACTGACCCAGGTTTGAGTCTGCTAATGCCGATGATTTTCTTGGTGATGGGGGGAATTGCCCTTCCCGGTGGGGCGGTTTATATTGACCATAGTAAATTACGCGATCGCAGATGGGATAGTGCAGTCTCGGCGGCTGGTCCTTTTGCCAATGTCGTGGTGACGGTGGCGTTGGCGATTCCGTTTTGGTTGGGTTTGGTTACGGTATCGAGTGAGGGTTGGTTGGGGCAAAGTTTAGCCTTTCTTATTTTCCTCCAAATTTTTGCCGTTGTCATCAATTTACTGCCTATTCCCCCTCTGGATGGGTATGGAATTCTCCGCCCTTGGTTACCGCAATCGCTACAGCAACGATTCAACAAATTAGGTCGATATAGCTTTTGGTTTATTTTTGGCGTGTTATGGTTTGTACCAGCAGCCAGTCAAGGGCTTTTTCTGTTCATTTATCGAATTGCTTTACTTCTCAAGATTCCTCCCGAAGCGATTCAGTTAGGGAGTGTCCTGTTTAGGCAACCCGCGACGAAGTTGGCATTAATTGTCTGTTTTCTCGGCTTTGTCTGGCTGATTAAGCAAAAGGGAAATCAAACCCCAAATGCCGCAGATTTACAGTGGTTTGACCAAGGAAATAAACTTTTGGAAAACCGACAATATGACGCCGCGATCGCGGCTTACGATAAAGCCATTAAGCTTAATCCTAATGTCTATCAAGCCTGGTATAATCGAGGGCTATGCTTGACAGAGTTACACCGATTTAAAGAGGCAATTGCATCCTACCAGAAACTCATTCAACTTAACCCTGAC encodes:
- a CDS encoding tetratricopeptide repeat protein, with the protein product MWLAGLFVFCGWMVSLCLHEFGHAVVAYFGGDTSVKDKGYLTLNPLNYTDPGLSLLMPMIFLVMGGIALPGGAVYIDHSKLRDRRWDSAVSAAGPFANVVVTVALAIPFWLGLVTVSSEGWLGQSLAFLIFLQIFAVVINLLPIPPLDGYGILRPWLPQSLQQRFNKLGRYSFWFIFGVLWFVPAASQGLFLFIYRIALLLKIPPEAIQLGSVLFRQPATKLALIVCFLGFVWLIKQKGNQTPNAADLQWFDQGNKLLENRQYDAAIAAYDKAIKLNPNVYQAWYNRGLCLTELHRFKEAIASYQKLIQLNPDFERAWNSLGNAFYHSQQYTEAITAYDHALQLEPNLADTWYNRACCRALQGYVELAIDSLKQAIAVNPNLREQAKTDADFESIRNSWRFPEILPQ